A genome region from Polyangia bacterium includes the following:
- a CDS encoding response regulator: MPGETILIIEDDLQIGGLVAAVLGEAGYGVQLVRDVNAARAEATRGLRPAALVSDLMVAGSAGPQQLLKELEAIFPSVPVTLMTGVPPKRRAAMGVTHDHIIEKPFELEALLAAIARMVGGRPSS, encoded by the coding sequence ATGCCCGGAGAAACCATCCTCATCATCGAAGACGATCTGCAGATCGGTGGCCTGGTCGCCGCGGTCCTCGGCGAGGCCGGCTACGGTGTGCAGCTGGTGCGCGACGTGAACGCCGCCCGCGCCGAAGCGACGCGCGGGCTGCGCCCGGCGGCGCTGGTCAGTGACCTGATGGTCGCTGGGTCAGCCGGCCCGCAGCAACTACTGAAAGAGCTGGAGGCGATTTTTCCGTCGGTGCCGGTTACTTTGATGACCGGCGTGCCGCCCAAACGCCGCGCCGCCATGGGCGTCACCCACGATCACATCATCGAAAAGCCGTTCGAGCTGGAAGCGCTGCTGGCGGCGATCGCCCGCATGGTGGGCGGAAGGCCGTCATCGTGA